The following are encoded in a window of Salinibacter ruber DSM 13855 genomic DNA:
- a CDS encoding HNH endonuclease: MSQQDARLGQHAKQFERLRKDKNQNRYPASTEHTAPHKPFLLLSVLDLFAEGTLSKNVIALDPQLLDLFNGYWDLIMPEQRRGNIALPFYHLSSEDFWHLIPQDGSEDVLDAGRRLRTIRQLKEHTRGARLDDALHTLLSHEEPRDILRTTLIEAHFDESVHETLADQSSIHVEAFEYRRKLLRQAREEDETAEDTSSEITEPARDQGFRQAVVEAYDYRCALSGVRILTVDHHTAVDAAHIKPWSVSHNDDPRNGLALSKLCHWAFEEGLLTVSADYTILLSPELTAPYNTTGHLDTLDGRLLHLPDEEALWPDQEYLSWHRRKRFRG; encoded by the coding sequence ATGTCGCAACAAGACGCGAGATTAGGGCAGCACGCAAAGCAGTTCGAACGACTGCGGAAGGACAAAAATCAAAATCGGTACCCGGCGTCTACAGAGCACACCGCCCCCCACAAGCCATTTCTTCTACTCTCTGTCCTTGACCTCTTTGCGGAGGGGACGCTCAGCAAGAACGTGATCGCGTTGGATCCCCAGCTCCTCGATCTCTTCAATGGGTACTGGGATCTGATTATGCCCGAGCAGCGACGCGGCAATATTGCACTTCCCTTCTACCACCTGTCCAGCGAGGACTTCTGGCATCTCATTCCACAGGACGGCAGCGAAGATGTGCTCGACGCCGGACGGCGCCTCCGCACCATTCGACAGCTCAAGGAGCACACCCGCGGGGCCCGACTCGACGACGCCCTCCATACCCTCCTGTCCCACGAGGAACCCCGAGACATTCTCCGGACCACCCTGATCGAGGCCCATTTCGACGAGTCGGTTCACGAGACCCTAGCCGACCAGAGCTCAATCCATGTCGAAGCCTTCGAATATAGGCGAAAGCTACTGCGGCAGGCCCGCGAGGAAGACGAAACTGCAGAAGACACGTCTTCTGAAATCACCGAACCGGCCCGGGACCAGGGATTTCGACAAGCCGTCGTGGAGGCCTACGACTATCGATGTGCCCTCAGTGGCGTTCGCATCCTCACGGTGGACCACCACACAGCCGTCGACGCAGCACACATCAAACCATGGAGTGTGAGTCACAACGACGATCCGCGAAACGGCCTCGCGCTGAGTAAGCTCTGCCACTGGGCCTTCGAGGAAGGACTCCTCACTGTCTCGGCTGACTACACGATTCTTCTCTCCCCCGAACTGACGGCCCCCTACAACACGACGGGTCACCTGGACACACTCGACGGCCGCTTGCTCCATCTTCCGGACGAAGAGGCTCTCTGGCCCGATCAGGAATACTTGTCGTGGCACCGGAGGAAGCGATTTCGGGGCTAA
- a CDS encoding aminotransferase class IV: MTVYFNGSYMDKADVSISPDDRGFMFGDGVYEVARAEDGALFQLDAHRRRLARSLEAIRIHDVDPDALWERVRGLLPRNGLDAGPAKVYLQVTRGAAPRQHAFPDASTEPTVYARASAHEPPLAKWRNGVKVILRPDQRWDRCDIKSLNYLPNVLANQAAQEAGAYEALLVRDGFVTEGSHSSVAAVFDGTVTVHPFTNRTLPGITREVVLELCEDLGRPVETFPVAVDALPDADELFLMGTTTGVMPIVQVDDWTVGDGTPGPVAQELLAAFRALEPA; encoded by the coding sequence ATGACGGTCTACTTCAACGGCAGCTACATGGACAAGGCGGACGTGTCCATCTCTCCCGACGACCGGGGCTTCATGTTCGGGGACGGGGTCTACGAGGTGGCCCGGGCCGAGGACGGCGCCCTCTTTCAGCTGGATGCCCACCGGCGGCGCCTCGCCCGCAGCCTGGAGGCGATCCGAATCCACGACGTCGACCCCGACGCCCTCTGGGAGCGCGTCCGCGGGCTGCTGCCCCGCAACGGCCTCGACGCGGGCCCCGCAAAGGTGTACCTGCAGGTCACGCGGGGGGCCGCGCCGCGCCAGCACGCGTTTCCCGATGCGTCGACCGAACCGACCGTTTACGCCCGCGCCTCCGCCCACGAGCCCCCGTTGGCGAAGTGGCGCAACGGCGTCAAGGTGATCCTACGGCCCGACCAGCGCTGGGACCGCTGCGACATCAAGTCGCTCAACTACTTGCCCAACGTGCTCGCCAACCAGGCCGCCCAGGAGGCCGGCGCCTACGAGGCGCTCCTGGTCCGCGACGGGTTTGTGACGGAGGGCTCCCACTCCAGCGTGGCGGCCGTCTTCGACGGCACGGTCACGGTCCACCCGTTCACCAACCGCACCCTGCCCGGGATCACGCGGGAGGTCGTGTTGGAGCTCTGCGAGGACCTGGGCCGTCCCGTCGAGACCTTTCCGGTGGCCGTCGACGCCCTGCCCGACGCCGACGAGCTCTTTCTGATGGGCACCACGACGGGCGTCATGCCCATCGTGCAGGTGGACGACTGGACGGTGGGGGACGGCACGCCCGGGCCGGTGGCGCAGGAGCTGCTGGCGGCGTTTCGGGCGCTGGAGCCGGCGTGA
- a CDS encoding CTP synthase: MQTKYIFVTGGVTSSLGKGIFSASLGRLLSDRGLDVTIQKFDPYINVDPGTMNPYEHGEVYVTNDGAETDLDLGHYERFLDQPTSQANNVTTGRVYMEVISKEREGAYLGKTVQVVPHIIDEIKHWMLKLGETGDYDVVITEIGGTVGDIEGQPYLEAIRQLRNELGPRNTMIAHLTLIPHLRAAGELKTKPTQHSVKELLAHGLQPDTIVCRSERSITAEVRRKISLFCNVEEEAVIQMLDAESIYEVPLLLRDEGTGELVVDRFYPKRGDENEKCSDTPDLSDWIGFLKRLKNPEETIPIALVGKYVEHQDAYKSITESFILAGVPDEVQVEVKYVPSEDLSPDTVESQLGDVAGVLVAPGFGDRGVEGKILAAQYAREHDVPFFGICLGLQCAIVEFARHVCGWDGAHSTEFDEDTAYPVIDLMEEQKEISDKGGTMRLGQYDCRIQDGSRAHEIYEADMVQERHRHRYEVNNVLRYKLLEEGMRFSGVNPDTDLVEIMELPDKRWFLGVQFHPEYRTTVGDPHPLFRSFVRACTAYAHEEDLVTSPQPPERKAVPLASVDM, translated from the coding sequence GTGCAGACCAAGTACATCTTCGTCACCGGTGGCGTCACGTCCTCTCTCGGCAAGGGCATCTTCAGTGCCTCCCTGGGGCGGCTGCTCTCCGACCGCGGGCTCGACGTGACGATTCAAAAGTTCGACCCGTACATCAACGTCGACCCGGGGACGATGAACCCGTACGAGCACGGGGAGGTGTACGTAACCAACGACGGGGCCGAGACGGACCTCGACCTCGGGCACTACGAGCGGTTCCTCGACCAGCCCACCAGCCAGGCCAACAACGTCACCACCGGGCGGGTCTACATGGAGGTGATCAGCAAGGAGCGGGAGGGGGCGTACCTGGGCAAGACCGTGCAGGTGGTGCCCCACATCATCGATGAGATCAAGCACTGGATGCTGAAGCTTGGGGAGACGGGCGACTACGACGTCGTCATCACCGAGATCGGAGGGACGGTGGGCGACATCGAGGGCCAGCCCTACCTGGAGGCCATCCGCCAGCTGCGCAACGAGCTGGGCCCGCGCAACACGATGATCGCCCACCTTACGCTCATCCCTCACCTGCGCGCCGCGGGCGAGCTGAAGACGAAGCCGACGCAGCACTCCGTGAAGGAGCTCCTCGCCCACGGCCTTCAGCCGGACACCATCGTCTGCCGGTCGGAGCGGTCCATCACCGCGGAAGTGCGGCGCAAGATTTCCCTCTTCTGCAACGTCGAGGAGGAGGCCGTCATCCAGATGCTCGACGCGGAGTCGATCTACGAGGTGCCGCTCCTGCTCCGCGACGAAGGCACGGGCGAGCTCGTCGTCGACCGCTTCTACCCCAAGAGGGGCGACGAAAACGAGAAATGCAGCGACACGCCCGACCTCAGCGACTGGATTGGGTTTTTGAAGCGCCTGAAGAACCCGGAAGAAACGATTCCCATCGCCCTCGTGGGAAAGTACGTAGAGCACCAGGACGCCTACAAGTCCATCACCGAGAGCTTCATCCTCGCCGGGGTGCCCGACGAGGTCCAGGTGGAGGTGAAGTACGTGCCCTCGGAGGACCTGTCGCCGGACACCGTAGAATCCCAGCTCGGAGACGTGGCGGGTGTTCTCGTGGCGCCCGGCTTTGGGGACCGGGGCGTGGAGGGCAAGATTTTGGCGGCCCAGTACGCCCGGGAGCACGACGTGCCCTTCTTCGGCATCTGCCTGGGGCTGCAGTGCGCCATCGTCGAGTTTGCGCGGCACGTGTGCGGGTGGGACGGGGCCCACTCCACCGAGTTCGACGAGGACACCGCCTACCCCGTCATCGACCTCATGGAGGAGCAGAAGGAGATTTCCGACAAGGGGGGGACGATGCGCCTCGGGCAGTACGATTGCCGCATTCAGGACGGCTCGCGCGCCCACGAGATCTACGAGGCCGACATGGTCCAGGAGCGGCACCGGCACCGGTACGAGGTGAACAACGTCCTCCGCTACAAGCTGCTGGAGGAGGGCATGCGCTTCAGCGGCGTGAACCCCGATACGGACCTGGTCGAGATCATGGAGCTGCCCGACAAGCGCTGGTTCCTGGGCGTGCAGTTCCACCCGGAATACCGGACCACGGTGGGGGATCCGCACCCGCTGTTTCGGTCGTTTGTGCGGGCCTGTACGGCCTACGCCCACGAGGAGGACCTCGTCACCTCGCCCCAGCCGCCCGAGCGAAAGGCGGTCCCCCTCGCGTCGGTCGACATGTAG
- a CDS encoding proline dehydrogenase family protein, producing MKLPFFLASRFVAGETLETSLPVVDDLNQDGLHVALDKLGEHVQNRSEAIAARDAYIDLVRTMAERDDHGQRNRISIKLSMMGQLIDEDFCEENLRRLLEVAAEHDLFVRLDMEGSDLTQSTLDLFEAVYPDFPNHVGPVLQAMLKRTDRDVDRMCELGVSVRLCKGAYAEPTSLAYQDMSQIRERYLDYTERLLQHTDDSGIATHDDELIEATKSFVDRRGIDRDDFEFQMLYGLRRTTQREMAADGYNMLVYVPYGTEWFPYFSRRLREKKENVWFVLRSLFQG from the coding sequence ATGAAACTGCCCTTCTTCCTCGCGAGCCGCTTCGTGGCGGGCGAGACGCTCGAGACCTCCCTTCCGGTCGTGGACGACCTCAATCAGGACGGGCTCCACGTGGCCCTCGACAAGCTCGGCGAGCACGTCCAGAACCGAAGCGAGGCGATCGCGGCCCGGGACGCCTACATCGACCTCGTCCGCACGATGGCCGAGCGGGACGACCACGGGCAGCGGAACCGCATCTCGATCAAGCTCTCGATGATGGGGCAACTCATCGACGAGGACTTCTGCGAGGAGAACCTGCGGCGGCTCCTGGAGGTGGCCGCCGAGCACGACCTGTTCGTGCGGCTGGACATGGAGGGCAGCGACCTCACCCAGTCGACGCTCGACCTTTTTGAGGCCGTCTACCCCGACTTTCCCAACCACGTGGGGCCGGTCCTGCAGGCCATGCTGAAGCGAACGGACCGCGACGTCGACCGCATGTGCGAGCTTGGCGTGAGCGTGCGCCTGTGCAAGGGCGCCTACGCCGAGCCGACCTCGCTCGCGTACCAGGACATGAGTCAGATCCGGGAGCGGTACCTCGACTACACGGAGCGGCTCCTGCAGCACACCGACGACTCCGGCATCGCCACGCATGACGACGAGCTTATTGAGGCGACCAAGTCATTCGTCGACCGTCGCGGCATCGACCGGGACGACTTTGAGTTTCAGATGCTCTACGGCCTGCGCCGTACCACGCAGCGGGAGATGGCGGCGGACGGCTACAACATGCTCGTGTACGTGCCCTACGGCACGGAGTGGTTTCCGTACTTTTCCCGCCGCCTGCGCGAGAAGAAGGAAAACGTCTGGTTCGTCCTGCGCAGCCTGTTTCAGGGGTAG
- a CDS encoding phosphorothioated DNA-binding restriction endonuclease produces the protein MQDSSSQHEPLWDRFGDLTVWKRGDQRAPHKPLLILYALGRLAQGDRWLRFSDIEEDLTDLLIEFGPPRQSHHPEYPFWHLRSDGVWVVPEADVLEMRQSASNPPKTELREKEARGGFSDDIHQAFRNDSELRRGIARLLLSSHFPTSLHEDIATAVSLDLEGAASERRDPEFRTQVLQAYQYRCAICGFNLQLGMSGTPIGVEAAHIKWKQARGPDEISNGIALCALHHKMLDKGALHVTEDLRLFVSEAVHGSQPHLSRLQDRHGNRIHTPQRETYYPNGEVVTWHVNEVFRGPPRV, from the coding sequence ATGCAAGACTCATCGTCCCAGCACGAGCCTCTTTGGGACCGTTTCGGCGATCTTACCGTCTGGAAGCGCGGTGACCAGCGGGCCCCACACAAGCCACTCCTCATCCTCTACGCGCTGGGACGACTCGCGCAGGGAGACCGATGGCTCCGGTTTTCTGACATCGAAGAGGATCTCACGGACCTCTTGATCGAGTTCGGCCCGCCCCGGCAGAGCCATCACCCGGAGTATCCCTTCTGGCACCTACGGTCCGACGGCGTATGGGTGGTGCCAGAGGCCGACGTCCTGGAGATGCGACAAAGTGCGTCGAACCCGCCCAAGACTGAACTCCGCGAGAAGGAGGCACGGGGTGGGTTTTCCGACGACATTCATCAGGCCTTTCGCAACGATTCTGAACTTCGGCGAGGGATTGCCCGGTTGCTCCTGTCCTCCCATTTCCCGACCTCTCTCCACGAAGACATCGCCACTGCAGTGTCCCTCGACCTTGAGGGAGCAGCTTCAGAACGTCGAGACCCTGAGTTTCGCACGCAGGTACTCCAAGCGTACCAGTACCGGTGTGCGATCTGCGGCTTTAATTTGCAGCTTGGTATGAGCGGAACACCAATCGGTGTTGAAGCGGCGCACATCAAGTGGAAGCAGGCGCGGGGCCCAGACGAGATTTCCAACGGCATTGCTCTCTGCGCACTCCATCACAAAATGCTCGACAAAGGAGCGCTGCACGTCACCGAAGATCTGCGTCTCTTCGTTTCCGAGGCCGTCCACGGCTCTCAGCCCCATCTTTCTCGCTTGCAAGACCGACACGGCAATCGCATCCACACTCCTCAGCGCGAGACATATTATCCGAACGGAGAGGTCGTGACCTGGCATGTGAACGAGGTCTTCCGGGGCCCGCCGCGGGTGTAA
- a CDS encoding DUF429 domain-containing protein, whose amino-acid sequence MPSSTEPSAWVAGTDGFRDGWVVVLHRPRTGTTRCRTVDGVDALFDLPEDPSVLGVDMVIGLPDRAVPGGRTCDQAARQLLGHPRGASVFSPPAHAVLGAETYDEAQRRNRASSPDAPGLTKQAFHLLPKMRALAERMTPARQDRVREVHPELAFYAMNGDAPVADSKHTDAGRAARSALLAARGFSEIETVTDGLSGGPVGADDVLDAHAACWTARRIHAGTAERCPSKDAAAPRNDRGLRMEIWR is encoded by the coding sequence ATGCCTTCTTCTACGGAACCCAGTGCCTGGGTGGCCGGGACGGACGGCTTTCGCGACGGCTGGGTCGTCGTCCTGCACCGTCCCCGCACCGGCACGACGCGGTGCCGCACCGTCGACGGCGTCGACGCCCTGTTCGACCTGCCCGAAGATCCGTCCGTGCTCGGCGTCGACATGGTGATTGGCCTGCCCGACCGGGCCGTCCCCGGCGGGCGCACGTGCGACCAGGCCGCCCGCCAATTGCTGGGCCACCCGCGGGGCGCCAGCGTCTTCTCGCCGCCCGCCCATGCCGTGCTCGGGGCCGAGACCTACGACGAGGCCCAGCGCCGCAATCGCGCCAGCAGCCCCGACGCCCCGGGCCTCACGAAGCAGGCCTTCCACCTGCTTCCCAAGATGCGGGCCCTGGCCGAGCGCATGACGCCCGCCCGGCAGGATCGTGTCCGCGAGGTGCACCCGGAGCTCGCCTTTTACGCGATGAACGGCGACGCCCCCGTCGCGGACAGCAAGCACACCGACGCGGGCCGGGCGGCCCGGTCGGCGCTCCTCGCCGCCCGCGGGTTTTCAGAGATTGAGACGGTCACCGACGGACTGTCGGGCGGCCCGGTCGGCGCCGACGACGTGCTCGACGCCCACGCGGCGTGCTGGACGGCCCGCCGCATCCACGCGGGCACGGCCGAGCGGTGTCCGTCCAAAGACGCCGCCGCGCCGCGCAACGACCGCGGCCTGCGGATGGAGATCTGGCGGTAG
- the pdxH gene encoding pyridoxamine 5'-phosphate oxidase — MSKLADLRQEYARAELSRDHVTDDPIEQFRAWFDEAEDAELEEPNAMTLATAATDGTPSARIVLLKGLDDRGFHFYTNYESRKGTDLSQNPHAALVFLWKPLERQVRIEGTVERLPAEESTEYFHRRPRGAQMGAWASPQSRVVDSRADLEENLDTVKAEYGDEDEIPRPSHWGGYVVRPTEVEFWQGRPNRLHDRLRYRRSDPAGDWTLERLAP; from the coding sequence ATGTCCAAGCTCGCTGACCTACGCCAGGAGTACGCCCGGGCCGAGCTCTCGCGCGACCACGTGACCGACGACCCGATCGAGCAGTTCCGGGCCTGGTTCGACGAGGCCGAAGACGCGGAGCTGGAGGAGCCGAATGCCATGACGCTCGCCACCGCCGCCACGGACGGCACGCCCTCCGCCCGCATCGTGTTGCTGAAGGGCCTCGACGACCGCGGCTTCCACTTCTACACGAACTACGAAAGCCGCAAGGGCACCGACCTGAGCCAAAACCCGCACGCGGCACTCGTCTTCCTGTGGAAGCCGCTCGAACGGCAGGTGCGCATTGAGGGTACGGTCGAGCGCCTGCCCGCCGAGGAGTCGACCGAGTACTTTCACCGCCGCCCCCGCGGGGCGCAGATGGGGGCCTGGGCCTCCCCCCAGAGCCGCGTGGTGGACAGCCGGGCCGACCTGGAGGAGAACCTGGATACCGTGAAGGCCGAATATGGAGACGAGGACGAGATTCCCCGGCCCTCCCACTGGGGCGGCTACGTGGTGCGCCCCACGGAGGTCGAGTTCTGGCAGGGCCGCCCCAATCGCCTCCACGACCGCCTCCGCTACCGCCGGTCCGACCCGGCAGGCGACTGGACCCTCGAACGCCTTGCGCCCTGA
- a CDS encoding YybH family protein gives MADNSYPPLDHPRRIADIWVQAWNRRDADRLAALFEADAEFVNVTGLWWHDRAAIRRAHDYGLRTIFDQSTIALVDRRVRWLVGGPDGDPAVATVHAKMELEGQTAVADVDDPRPRRTIFTFVVRRTEEGWRCASAQNTDVVPGAETNVIDDQGRMRSVSYRSGDPPDWN, from the coding sequence ATGGCCGACAACTCATACCCTCCGCTCGACCACCCCAGGCGCATCGCCGATATCTGGGTGCAGGCCTGGAACCGGCGCGACGCGGACCGGCTGGCCGCCCTATTCGAAGCGGACGCCGAGTTCGTGAACGTGACGGGGCTGTGGTGGCACGATCGCGCAGCGATCCGACGGGCCCACGACTACGGCCTCCGCACCATCTTCGACCAGTCGACAATCGCGCTCGTGGACCGGCGCGTCCGGTGGCTCGTGGGCGGCCCGGACGGGGACCCGGCCGTGGCGACCGTCCACGCCAAAATGGAGCTGGAGGGCCAAACCGCCGTCGCCGACGTCGACGATCCCCGCCCCCGCCGCACCATCTTCACGTTCGTGGTGCGCCGGACGGAGGAGGGCTGGCGCTGCGCGTCGGCTCAGAATACCGACGTGGTGCCGGGTGCGGAAACCAACGTGATCGACGATCAGGGGCGGATGCGCTCCGTCAGCTACCGGTCGGGCGATCCGCCCGATTGGAACTGA
- the mraZ gene encoding division/cell wall cluster transcriptional repressor MraZ, which yields MAFKGQAEYSVDSKGRVAIPAKMRKSLSPAANETFTITRGFEDCIFLYPMDEWADIEEEIDELSMYDREVRNFVRLIMRWASEVSLDGQGRISIPNPLIDFAGLDDSALILGAFDHIEIWDPAQFDGYLNEQPDDYETLAESVMR from the coding sequence ATGGCGTTCAAAGGACAGGCCGAATATTCCGTCGACAGCAAGGGCCGGGTCGCCATTCCGGCCAAGATGCGGAAGTCCCTGTCGCCCGCTGCGAACGAGACGTTTACGATCACGCGGGGGTTCGAGGATTGCATCTTCCTCTACCCGATGGACGAGTGGGCCGACATTGAAGAGGAGATCGACGAGCTGAGCATGTACGATCGAGAGGTTCGAAATTTCGTGCGCCTCATCATGCGATGGGCCAGTGAAGTTTCCCTGGACGGGCAGGGGCGCATCAGCATTCCGAATCCGCTAATCGACTTTGCCGGGCTCGACGACTCGGCCCTTATCTTGGGGGCGTTCGACCACATTGAGATTTGGGACCCGGCGCAGTTCGACGGGTACCTCAACGAGCAGCCCGACGACTACGAAACGCTCGCCGAGAGCGTCATGAGGTAG
- a CDS encoding LexA family protein translates to MSKEPLTQRQNQVYDFIEQYLDRHRKPPTLQEIGDALDIASTNGVYKLLQKLEEKGWIEREKHKARSIQLAGREQDPLGQGGGPPNLPIVSRTPSDHPERLRERPAGTLSVDHQLLRNARTPDDCLLGRAGDDGMIETGIQKGDLLLIEEREWDDLDNRTLVAVLLQDQLLAREFEFANRKIHLRPTAPHYAEETFSPTESDYYVVGRVLGLIRTL, encoded by the coding sequence ATGAGCAAGGAGCCCCTCACCCAGCGCCAGAATCAGGTGTACGACTTCATCGAGCAGTACCTCGACCGCCACCGGAAGCCCCCCACCCTGCAAGAGATTGGGGACGCCCTGGACATCGCGTCCACGAACGGCGTCTACAAGCTTCTCCAGAAGCTCGAAGAGAAGGGCTGGATCGAGCGCGAGAAGCACAAGGCCCGGAGCATCCAGCTTGCAGGGCGGGAGCAGGACCCGCTTGGGCAGGGCGGGGGTCCCCCGAACCTTCCCATCGTGAGCCGCACGCCCAGCGACCACCCGGAGCGGCTCCGGGAGCGGCCCGCCGGCACCCTGTCCGTCGACCACCAGCTTCTGCGCAACGCTCGAACGCCCGACGATTGTCTGCTCGGACGGGCCGGCGACGATGGAATGATCGAGACGGGCATTCAGAAGGGGGACCTCCTGTTGATCGAAGAGCGGGAATGGGACGACCTGGACAACAGGACGCTCGTGGCCGTTCTCCTTCAAGACCAGTTGCTGGCGCGCGAATTCGAGTTCGCCAACCGAAAGATTCACCTCCGCCCCACCGCCCCCCATTACGCCGAGGAGACGTTCTCCCCGACGGAATCCGACTACTACGTCGTCGGTCGCGTGTTGGGCCTCATCCGCACGCTCTGA
- a CDS encoding CBS domain-containing protein translates to MTIDRIMSRDVVTVAPDAALIDIRKRLQEGGFNHMLVVEDGALCGVISDRDVLKAISPFLDTYSEKHRDVKTLSRPASEIMQGDPITVAPGTPVEEASQTLLDNRVSSLPVVEGGDLIGIVTGKDMLEYYVSEGA, encoded by the coding sequence ATGACCATCGACCGCATCATGAGCCGCGACGTCGTCACGGTCGCTCCGGACGCGGCCCTCATCGACATCCGCAAGCGCCTTCAAGAAGGCGGGTTCAACCACATGCTCGTCGTTGAGGACGGCGCACTGTGCGGCGTGATCTCGGACCGGGACGTCCTGAAGGCGATCAGTCCCTTCCTCGACACCTACAGTGAGAAGCATCGCGACGTAAAGACGCTCAGCCGGCCGGCATCGGAGATCATGCAGGGGGACCCCATCACGGTCGCGCCCGGCACGCCGGTCGAGGAGGCCTCCCAGACGCTGCTTGACAACCGCGTGTCGTCGCTGCCGGTGGTGGAGGGGGGCGACCTCATCGGCATCGTGACCGGAAAGGACATGCTGGAGTATTACGTGTCGGAGGGGGCGTGA
- a CDS encoding macro domain-containing protein: MTHVDAGVTIELTTGDIAKQSDVEAVVNAANAQLRSGGGVAGALHSAAGPGLATETRPMAPIEPGEAVISGAHDLPNDHVIHVLGPVYGRDEPSDELLRTGYENALRQAEENGISSVAFPALSTGAFGFPMRPAARIALETILDAAPNLDSVTHVRFVLFDEAARSVHEKALSAVRDETDP, encoded by the coding sequence ATGACGCACGTGGACGCCGGGGTCACGATCGAACTGACGACGGGCGACATTGCGAAGCAGTCCGACGTGGAGGCCGTCGTCAACGCGGCCAACGCACAGCTGCGGTCGGGCGGCGGCGTGGCCGGCGCCCTCCATTCGGCCGCCGGGCCCGGGCTCGCAACGGAGACGCGCCCCATGGCCCCGATCGAACCCGGCGAGGCCGTCATTAGCGGGGCTCACGACCTTCCGAACGACCACGTCATTCACGTCCTCGGGCCCGTCTACGGGCGCGACGAACCGTCCGACGAGTTGCTGCGGACCGGCTACGAGAACGCCCTCCGGCAGGCCGAGGAGAACGGCATCTCGTCCGTCGCCTTTCCGGCCCTCTCGACGGGCGCCTTCGGGTTTCCGATGAGGCCGGCCGCCCGCATCGCCTTAGAGACAATCCTCGACGCGGCCCCCAACCTCGACTCGGTCACCCACGTCCGGTTCGTGCTCTTCGACGAAGCCGCCCGTTCGGTCCACGAGAAGGCCCTGTCGGCCGTCCGGGACGAGACTGATCCGTAG
- a CDS encoding class I SAM-dependent methyltransferase, with the protein MKYDPIKDRLGDLASRHPLLQRLLFGLLNLLFLRAWYVRRAVRRLLGARPVDRPARVLDAGTGFGQYAYFVARTFPDAQVRAVDVKREYLERARTFVDQTPQADRVDWAIDDLTALQSEGPFDLILAVDVMEHIPDDEAVFEHFERVLRPGGHVIINTPSDQGGSDVQDEGDESFIGEHVREGYGRAELADKLRAAGLEPVRGLYTYGPYGAAAWRGLIKWPMQMLGATWASLLALPFYYAAALPLGLLLNATDVKRDNARGTGLFMVARRPPTPESRNGGSGGP; encoded by the coding sequence ATGAAGTACGATCCCATCAAGGACCGGCTCGGCGACCTTGCGAGCCGCCACCCCCTGCTGCAGCGACTGCTCTTCGGGCTCCTCAACCTGCTCTTCCTCCGGGCGTGGTACGTGCGGCGGGCGGTGCGACGGCTCCTCGGTGCCCGCCCGGTCGACCGCCCGGCACGGGTGCTCGACGCCGGCACGGGGTTCGGGCAGTACGCCTATTTCGTGGCCCGCACGTTCCCGGACGCGCAGGTGCGGGCCGTCGACGTGAAGCGCGAGTACCTGGAGCGGGCCCGCACATTCGTCGATCAGACCCCGCAGGCCGATCGGGTGGACTGGGCGATTGACGACCTGACGGCCCTGCAGTCGGAGGGGCCGTTCGACCTGATCCTGGCGGTCGACGTGATGGAGCACATTCCCGACGACGAGGCCGTGTTCGAGCACTTCGAGCGCGTGCTGCGGCCGGGGGGGCACGTCATCATCAATACGCCCTCGGACCAGGGCGGCTCGGACGTGCAGGACGAGGGCGACGAGAGCTTTATCGGGGAGCACGTGCGGGAGGGCTACGGGCGGGCCGAGCTTGCCGACAAACTCCGGGCCGCGGGGCTGGAGCCGGTGCGGGGGCTCTACACCTACGGGCCGTACGGCGCCGCGGCGTGGCGGGGGCTCATCAAGTGGCCCATGCAGATGCTGGGGGCCACCTGGGCGTCGCTCCTCGCGCTCCCGTTCTACTACGCCGCGGCACTGCCCCTGGGCCTGCTCCTCAACGCAACCGACGTGAAACGCGACAACGCCCGCGGCACGGGGCTCTTCATGGTCGCCCGTCGCCCGCCGACGCCCGAGTCGCGGAACGGGGGATCGGGCGGGCCGTAG